The Deltaproteobacteria bacterium genome has a window encoding:
- a CDS encoding peptidyl-prolyl cis-trans isomerase yields MGRITALGGLVAQGGSRSIAWLGAGALVGLVAAGLSLLGSGAGAPALPEGAVATVNGAALRAADYQRALAALESDRRNPVGAAEERFVLDRLVDEELLVQRALELGLAKSDRLVRNQLVTAMIAAVTEDAALAEPDEATLRAFHAGHPDRFTEPGRLRARQLWVRAAPLRSEAEARARAADAAARLRAGAPFDAVAAALGDPLVAPLPDAPLPAAKLAGYAGPDALAALAAAAPGAVSEPLAFAGGFQVLLLSAREAPVSLPYDAVADDVRAEWRRRAGDEALRRYLAELRERAEIEIAGPAS; encoded by the coding sequence GTGGGTAGGATCACGGCCCTCGGAGGCCTCGTGGCGCAGGGAGGGTCGCGGTCGATCGCCTGGCTCGGGGCCGGCGCGCTGGTGGGCCTCGTCGCGGCGGGCCTGTCCCTGCTCGGCTCGGGCGCCGGCGCCCCGGCGCTGCCCGAGGGCGCCGTCGCCACCGTGAACGGCGCCGCCCTGCGCGCCGCCGACTACCAGCGCGCGCTGGCCGCACTCGAGAGCGACCGGCGCAACCCCGTCGGCGCAGCGGAGGAGCGCTTCGTGCTCGACCGGCTGGTGGACGAGGAGCTGCTGGTCCAGCGCGCGCTCGAGCTCGGCCTCGCGAAGAGCGACCGCCTCGTGCGCAACCAGCTCGTCACCGCGATGATCGCGGCCGTCACCGAGGACGCCGCCCTCGCCGAGCCCGACGAGGCTACGCTGCGCGCCTTCCACGCCGGGCATCCCGATCGCTTCACCGAGCCCGGGCGCCTGCGCGCCCGCCAGCTCTGGGTGCGCGCGGCGCCCCTGCGCAGCGAGGCCGAGGCGCGCGCGCGCGCCGCCGATGCCGCCGCGCGGCTGCGTGCGGGCGCGCCCTTCGACGCCGTGGCCGCGGCGCTCGGCGATCCGCTCGTGGCGCCGCTGCCGGATGCGCCGCTGCCTGCCGCGAAGCTCGCCGGCTACGCCGGCCCCGATGCGCTCGCCGCGCTCGCCGCCGCCGCGCCGGGCGCGGTGAGCGAGCCCCTCGCCTTCGCGGGCGGCTTCCAGGTGCTGTTGCTGTCGGCGCGCGAGGCGCCGGTCTCCCTGCCCTACGACGCCGTTGCCGACGACGTGCGCGCCGAGTGGCGCCGCCGCGCCGGCGACGAGGCGCTGCGCCGCTACCTCGCGGAGCTGCGCGAGCGCGCCGAGATCGAGATCGCGGGGCCGGCCTCGTGA
- a CDS encoding RES domain-containing protein, with amino-acid sequence MAEAARALEVVRPPSRLFRISRRPDPWTWPNWAHVSDDHTFGNRWDDPRGIYRVLYAASQRQGAFLEVLARFRPDPAVVAGLARIAAEADAIPPGMVPASWLRRRVMGEASVLGTFAHVGRRRSLAHLRRLLAARLVHYGLPDLDAGTIRLTAPRRLTQEISRCIFEMTEVGSVEPSYHGICYLSRLGDELENWAIFEMSEASGGEPRIEPGRVSDLSPEDPDFQAVLRVHELTLMDLHPGGG; translated from the coding sequence TTGGCCGAAGCGGCACGGGCACTCGAGGTCGTTCGGCCGCCGTCCCGTCTCTTTCGCATCTCACGCCGGCCGGATCCGTGGACGTGGCCCAATTGGGCGCACGTCAGCGACGATCATACGTTCGGAAACCGCTGGGACGATCCGCGAGGGATCTACCGCGTCCTGTACGCCGCGAGTCAGCGCCAAGGCGCCTTCCTGGAGGTACTCGCGCGGTTCCGACCCGATCCGGCGGTCGTCGCGGGCCTCGCGCGAATCGCAGCGGAAGCCGATGCCATCCCTCCCGGGATGGTGCCGGCATCCTGGCTTCGCAGGCGCGTCATGGGTGAGGCCTCGGTTCTCGGCACGTTCGCCCACGTCGGAAGACGCCGTTCGCTGGCCCATCTGCGACGGCTCCTGGCAGCGCGACTGGTGCACTACGGACTCCCGGATCTCGATGCAGGCACGATCCGGCTGACTGCACCGCGTCGTCTCACGCAGGAGATCTCGCGCTGCATCTTCGAGATGACGGAAGTGGGGTCGGTCGAGCCGAGCTATCACGGCATCTGTTACCTGTCGCGTCTCGGAGACGAGCTCGAGAACTGGGCGATCTTCGAGATGAGCGAAGCTAGCGGCGGAGAGCCGCGCATCGAGCCAGGCAGAGTCAGCGACCTCTCCCCTGAAGACCCCGACTTCCAGGCCGTGCTCCGGGTGCACGAATTGACGCTCATGGATCTGCACCCTGGCGGGGGGTGA
- a CDS encoding phage holin family protein — protein MAGFLLRLAISAFGLWVAAKIVPGMAFDGPGTLLVAAFLLGFVNAFVRPLLVVLTLPLTIVTLGLFLLVVNGLMLMLVAWLLPGFALAGLGTAVLGAIVSALAAWFASSLIGSSGRIETLPERVG, from the coding sequence ATGGCGGGCTTCCTCCTGCGCCTGGCGATCTCGGCCTTCGGCCTGTGGGTGGCGGCGAAGATCGTGCCGGGGATGGCCTTCGACGGCCCCGGCACCCTGCTGGTCGCGGCCTTCCTCCTCGGGTTCGTCAACGCCTTCGTGCGTCCCCTGCTCGTGGTCCTGACGCTGCCGCTCACGATCGTGACGCTCGGCCTGTTCCTGCTCGTGGTGAACGGCCTCATGCTGATGCTGGTCGCCTGGCTGCTGCCCGGCTTCGCGCTGGCCGGCCTCGGGACGGCGGTGCTCGGCGCGATCGTGTCGGCGCTGGCGGCCTGGTTCGCGTCGTCGCTGATCGGCTCGAGCGGCCGCATCGAGACCCTGCCCGAGCGCGTGGGCTGA
- a CDS encoding Gfo/Idh/MocA family oxidoreductase yields MSDPATPSASPSPVRPAPLRIGILGAARIAPMALVRPAARVPEVMVVAVAARDPAKARRFAARHGVPRVLDSYEALLADPDVDALYNPLPNGLHCEWTIRALHAGKHVLCEKPIASNAAEAERMAATARETGRTLVEAFHWRYHPLAERMRAVVAGGELGRLRHLEAWFCFPMIFPNDIRWRWDLAGGALMDTGCYTISMLRHLAAADPAVPASEPTVTSARAWLRTPQVDRRFEAALRWPDGRTGRIVCGLLTGTIVRTSLRAVGDTGEMRVLNPLVPHLGNWLRVRGASGRRSEQVPRGESTYTHQLRAFAAAVGHGAPVPTGPADAVANMRVIDAAYRAAGLRPRAT; encoded by the coding sequence ATGAGCGACCCCGCCACGCCGAGCGCCTCCCCCTCGCCCGTGCGGCCGGCCCCGCTCCGGATCGGCATCCTCGGCGCCGCCCGGATCGCGCCGATGGCGCTCGTGCGGCCCGCTGCGCGGGTGCCCGAGGTCATGGTGGTGGCCGTGGCCGCGCGCGACCCCGCGAAGGCGCGCCGCTTCGCGGCCCGCCACGGCGTCCCCCGCGTGCTCGACTCCTACGAGGCGCTGCTCGCGGACCCGGACGTCGACGCCCTCTACAATCCGCTCCCGAACGGCCTGCACTGCGAATGGACGATCCGCGCGCTGCACGCGGGCAAGCACGTGCTCTGCGAGAAGCCGATCGCGTCCAACGCCGCCGAGGCCGAGCGCATGGCCGCGACGGCGCGCGAGACGGGCCGCACGCTCGTCGAGGCCTTCCACTGGCGCTACCACCCGCTCGCCGAGCGCATGCGCGCCGTGGTCGCGGGCGGGGAGCTCGGCCGCCTGCGCCACCTCGAGGCCTGGTTCTGCTTCCCGATGATCTTCCCGAACGACATCCGCTGGCGCTGGGACCTGGCCGGCGGCGCGCTCATGGACACCGGCTGCTACACGATCTCGATGCTGCGCCACCTGGCGGCCGCGGATCCCGCGGTGCCGGCGTCGGAGCCCACGGTGACGAGCGCGCGCGCCTGGCTGCGCACGCCGCAGGTGGACCGGCGCTTCGAGGCGGCGCTGCGCTGGCCCGACGGCCGAACCGGGCGGATCGTCTGCGGCCTGCTGACCGGCACGATCGTGCGGACCTCGTTGCGCGCGGTCGGCGACACCGGTGAGATGCGCGTCCTGAACCCCCTCGTGCCCCACCTCGGCAACTGGCTGCGCGTGCGCGGCGCGAGCGGGCGGCGCTCCGAGCAGGTGCCGCGCGGCGAGAGCACCTACACGCACCAGCTCCGCGCCTTCGCCGCCGCGGTGGGTCACGGCGCGCCGGTTCCCACCGGCCCCGCCGACGCCGTCGCGAACATGCGCGTGATCGACGCGGCCTACCGCGCGGCCGGGCTCCGGCCGCGGGCCACCTGA
- a CDS encoding glycoside hydrolase family 3 C-terminal domain-containing protein, producing the protein MPDPRIARWLAELTLDEKAALVAGADLWHTAAIPRLGIPALRVTDGPNGARGVSFRGALTSACFPCGAAQGASFDPALVERIGAALAEEARSKGAGVLLAPTVNLQRTPTGGRNFECASEDPFLAARMAAAFVRGVQGRGVGACVKHFACNDAEWERHRASVEVDERALRELYLAPFEAAVREAGAWSVMAAYNRLGGLHCSEHERLLTGILREEWGFDGVVISDWFATRSGPASIRAGMDLEMPGPPRHYGAKLAGAVKAGEADAAALDTSVRRVLGLLARTGALDAGAPLPERSEDRPEHRALAREAAAAGMVLLRNAGDALPLAGRRPGAGGAGTPVRAGIVDRLAVIGPNADRAVIQGGGSARVTPHDPVSPLAGIAERAAPAGIELLFARGPTCYRTLPALEAADVEGAIELEVFAGAEPGEAPLRRERTRSGEVLWLTPPAPIAAGERFSARLRTRLRAREGGAQRLSLVSAGRARLRVDGREAIDLWGGRERGSAFFGLGSQEVEIALPLASGASVEIEVDFAHDRPGLPAGLRVGFAPPEPSDALARAVAAAHGADAAVVVVGLDEDWESEGRDRDSFALPGRQDELVAAVAAANPRTIVVVNAGSPVAMPWAEDAAALLQLWYPGQEGGRALADVLFGDADPGGRLPLTIPLRMEDTPAFLSCPGEGLTLRYDEGVFAGYRWYDARGVEPRFPFGHGLSYARFAYGALRLVREEVAAGEEVAAEIEVTNTGPRAGVEVVQLYLEPPPGPWRRPPRALAGFAKLRLAPGERGVARFRVAPRALAIWDGAAQRWHVEPGAYALAAGRSSRDLRARAGFRVS; encoded by the coding sequence ATGCCGGACCCCCGCATCGCACGATGGCTCGCCGAGCTCACCCTGGACGAGAAGGCCGCCCTCGTGGCGGGCGCCGACCTCTGGCACACGGCAGCGATCCCCCGGCTCGGCATCCCCGCCCTGCGCGTCACCGACGGGCCGAACGGCGCGCGCGGCGTGTCGTTCCGCGGGGCCCTCACGTCGGCCTGCTTCCCGTGCGGGGCGGCGCAGGGGGCGTCCTTCGATCCGGCGCTGGTCGAGCGGATCGGGGCGGCGCTCGCCGAGGAGGCGCGCAGCAAGGGCGCCGGGGTGCTCCTCGCGCCGACCGTGAACCTCCAGCGGACGCCGACGGGCGGGCGCAACTTCGAGTGCGCCTCGGAGGACCCCTTCCTCGCGGCGCGCATGGCGGCAGCCTTCGTGCGCGGCGTGCAGGGGCGCGGCGTCGGCGCGTGCGTGAAGCACTTCGCCTGCAACGACGCCGAGTGGGAGCGACACCGGGCGAGCGTCGAGGTGGACGAGCGGGCGCTGCGCGAGCTCTACCTCGCACCCTTCGAGGCCGCCGTGCGCGAGGCGGGCGCGTGGTCGGTGATGGCGGCCTACAACCGGCTCGGGGGCCTGCACTGCAGCGAGCACGAGCGGCTGCTCACCGGGATCCTGCGCGAGGAGTGGGGCTTCGACGGGGTCGTGATCTCGGACTGGTTCGCGACCCGCTCCGGCCCGGCCTCGATCCGGGCCGGCATGGACCTCGAGATGCCGGGGCCGCCGCGCCACTACGGCGCGAAGCTGGCCGGTGCCGTGAAGGCCGGCGAGGCGGACGCGGCCGCGCTCGACACCTCCGTGCGCCGGGTCCTCGGCCTGCTCGCACGTACCGGCGCGCTCGATGCCGGGGCGCCGCTGCCCGAGCGCAGCGAGGACCGGCCCGAGCACCGCGCGCTCGCGCGCGAGGCCGCGGCCGCGGGGATGGTGCTCCTGCGCAACGCAGGCGACGCGCTGCCGCTCGCGGGCCGGCGCCCGGGAGCCGGTGGCGCCGGGACGCCGGTGCGCGCCGGGATCGTGGACCGGCTCGCGGTGATCGGACCGAACGCCGATCGCGCCGTGATCCAGGGCGGGGGCAGCGCGCGGGTGACGCCCCATGACCCGGTGTCGCCGCTCGCGGGCATTGCCGAGCGGGCCGCGCCAGCGGGGATCGAGCTGCTCTTCGCGCGCGGCCCCACCTGCTACCGCACGCTCCCGGCCCTCGAAGCCGCCGACGTCGAGGGCGCGATCGAGCTCGAGGTCTTCGCGGGCGCGGAGCCCGGCGAGGCGCCCCTGCGCCGCGAGCGCACGCGCAGCGGCGAAGTGCTCTGGCTCACCCCGCCTGCCCCGATCGCGGCCGGCGAGCGCTTCTCGGCGCGCCTGCGCACGCGCCTGCGCGCGCGCGAGGGCGGCGCGCAGCGGCTCTCGCTGGTGAGCGCGGGCCGCGCGCGGCTGCGCGTGGACGGCCGCGAGGCGATCGATCTCTGGGGCGGGCGCGAGCGCGGGAGCGCCTTCTTCGGGCTCGGATCGCAGGAGGTGGAGATCGCCCTCCCGCTCGCCAGCGGCGCCTCGGTGGAGATCGAGGTGGACTTCGCGCACGATCGCCCGGGGCTGCCCGCGGGCCTGCGCGTCGGCTTCGCGCCGCCCGAGCCCTCCGACGCGCTCGCGCGCGCGGTCGCCGCCGCGCACGGCGCGGACGCGGCCGTGGTCGTCGTGGGGCTCGACGAGGACTGGGAGAGCGAGGGCCGCGACCGGGACTCCTTCGCGCTCCCCGGCCGGCAGGACGAGCTCGTGGCGGCGGTGGCCGCCGCGAACCCGCGCACGATCGTGGTCGTGAACGCGGGCTCGCCCGTTGCGATGCCCTGGGCCGAGGACGCCGCGGCCCTGCTCCAGCTCTGGTACCCCGGCCAGGAGGGTGGCCGCGCGCTCGCCGACGTGCTCTTCGGCGACGCCGACCCCGGCGGGCGCCTTCCGCTCACGATCCCGCTGCGCATGGAGGACACGCCGGCCTTCCTCTCCTGCCCCGGCGAGGGCCTGACCCTGCGCTACGACGAGGGCGTCTTCGCGGGCTACCGCTGGTACGACGCGCGCGGGGTCGAGCCGCGCTTCCCCTTCGGGCACGGGCTCTCGTACGCGCGCTTCGCGTACGGGGCGCTGCGCCTCGTGCGGGAGGAGGTCGCGGCCGGCGAGGAGGTTGCGGCCGAGATCGAGGTCACGAACACGGGCCCGCGCGCGGGCGTCGAAGTGGTGCAGCTCTATCTCGAGCCGCCGCCCGGGCCGTGGCGGCGGCCACCGCGGGCGCTCGCCGGCTTTGCGAAGCTGCGCCTCGCGCCGGGCGAACGCGGCGTCGCGCGCTTCCGCGTGGCGCCGCGCGCGCTCGCCATCTGGGACGGCGCGGCGCAGCGCTGGCACGTCGAGCCCGGCGCCTACGCGCTCGCGGCCGGGCGCTCCTCGCGCGATCTGCGCGCGCGCGCCGGCTTCCGGGTGTCCTGA
- a CDS encoding PilZ domain-containing protein yields MDKDLLVLGASAPEMELLRARLGRMGYRAVPAKTPDQARAFLRVAGSRVGAVVVPSDLPVTNLRAALLSLRTIGAGGELVFLAGGREPDAEGRRRLRDAGIELAVFDPCDTHTLRFQVNRALAGLERMRGRRRTVRAPADWPVVIHTGAGRVKEGRVYSISATGAFVTVGQPSMTRARVSLDLALPQGGPLSAAGRVVMTNVPGNVMRRNLPFGMGIRFEQLSEGASVSLLVYAQERFRALSL; encoded by the coding sequence GTGGACAAGGACCTGCTCGTGCTCGGCGCCAGCGCGCCCGAGATGGAGCTCCTGCGCGCGCGGCTCGGGCGGATGGGCTATCGCGCCGTCCCGGCCAAGACGCCGGACCAGGCACGCGCCTTCCTGCGCGTGGCGGGCTCGCGCGTGGGCGCGGTGGTGGTGCCTTCCGACCTGCCGGTGACGAACCTGCGCGCGGCGCTGCTCTCGCTGCGCACGATCGGCGCAGGGGGCGAGCTCGTGTTCCTGGCCGGCGGCCGCGAGCCGGATGCCGAGGGCCGCCGCCGCCTGCGCGACGCCGGGATCGAGCTCGCCGTCTTCGACCCCTGCGACACCCACACGCTGCGCTTCCAGGTGAACCGCGCGCTCGCCGGCCTCGAGCGCATGCGCGGGCGCCGCCGCACGGTGCGCGCGCCCGCCGACTGGCCGGTGGTGATCCACACGGGCGCGGGCCGCGTGAAGGAGGGCCGCGTCTACTCGATCTCCGCGACGGGCGCCTTCGTCACGGTCGGCCAGCCGTCGATGACGCGGGCGCGCGTGTCGCTCGACCTTGCGCTGCCCCAGGGCGGACCGCTCAGCGCCGCGGGTCGCGTCGTCATGACCAACGTCCCGGGCAACGTGATGCGGCGCAACCTGCCCTTCGGGATGGGCATCCGCTTCGAGCAGCTCTCGGAAGGCGCCTCGGTGTCGCTGCTCGTCTACGCGCAGGAACGCTTCCGTGCGCTCTCGCTCTAG
- a CDS encoding HupE/UreJ family protein, with amino-acid sequence MSPRLVARLVLAALACLLAGDAGAHGRSLSWSSWRLTPDGAAVRVRVPLLELTRLGVDPVRDPRAPASVAQRLAAELRLARGGRPCEPLGDPLPAPAPEGQAVYEWRVRCERSGGYRLTSTFLLDAAPSHLHFARVETGGGEIRERVLSDAEPSWTLGDPEAPAGTAGADAAGTTFAGYVALGIEHIATGWDHLAFVLALLLLAGSLREVAGLVTGFTVAHSVTLALAVLGVVRPEPAAIEALIGFSIALVAAENGWLLGGGGRGVPWVACGGLLALAALAAAGIGAVPAGALVGLALFSACHFGLLARVERPARLRAAVAFAFGLIHGFGFAGILAELALPAERLVPALLGFNVGVELGQLAIVAAAWPLLRALARIDGGRPHRLVAELGSAAVCGLGLFWFLTRTFG; translated from the coding sequence GTGAGCCCGCGCCTCGTCGCGCGGCTCGTGCTGGCAGCGCTCGCCTGCCTGCTCGCCGGCGACGCCGGCGCCCACGGGCGGAGCCTGTCCTGGTCGAGCTGGCGCCTCACGCCGGACGGGGCTGCGGTGCGGGTCCGGGTGCCGCTGCTCGAGCTGACCCGGCTCGGCGTCGACCCGGTCCGGGACCCGCGAGCCCCCGCCTCGGTCGCGCAGCGGCTCGCGGCGGAGCTGCGGCTCGCGCGCGGCGGGCGCCCCTGCGAGCCGCTCGGCGATCCCCTGCCGGCGCCGGCGCCCGAGGGCCAGGCCGTCTACGAGTGGCGCGTGCGCTGCGAGCGCAGCGGCGGCTACCGGCTCACGAGCACATTCCTGCTCGACGCGGCGCCCTCGCACCTGCACTTCGCGCGCGTCGAGACGGGCGGCGGCGAGATCCGCGAGCGCGTGCTGAGCGACGCCGAGCCGAGCTGGACGCTCGGCGACCCGGAGGCACCGGCAGGCACCGCCGGTGCGGACGCCGCCGGGACCACCTTCGCGGGCTACGTGGCGCTCGGGATCGAGCACATCGCAACCGGCTGGGACCACCTGGCCTTCGTGCTCGCGCTGCTCCTGCTCGCGGGCAGCCTGCGCGAGGTCGCGGGCCTCGTGACGGGCTTCACGGTCGCCCACAGCGTGACCCTCGCGCTCGCGGTGCTCGGCGTGGTGCGGCCCGAGCCGGCGGCGATCGAGGCCCTGATCGGCTTCTCGATCGCGCTCGTGGCGGCGGAGAACGGCTGGCTGCTCGGCGGGGGCGGGCGCGGCGTGCCGTGGGTGGCGTGCGGCGGGCTCCTCGCGCTCGCCGCGCTCGCGGCGGCCGGGATCGGCGCGGTGCCGGCCGGCGCGCTCGTCGGCCTCGCGCTCTTCTCGGCCTGCCACTTCGGACTGCTCGCGCGGGTGGAGCGGCCCGCGCGCCTGCGCGCCGCGGTGGCCTTCGCCTTCGGGCTGATCCACGGCTTCGGCTTCGCCGGCATCCTCGCCGAGCTCGCGCTGCCGGCCGAGCGGCTGGTGCCGGCGCTGCTTGGCTTCAACGTCGGCGTCGAGCTCGGCCAGCTCGCGATCGTGGCGGCTGCCTGGCCGCTCCTGCGCGCCCTTGCCCGGATCGACGGCGGCCGCCCGCACCGGCTCGTTGCCGAGCTCGGCTCCGCCGCGGTCTGCGGCCTCGGCCTCTTCTGGTTCCTGACCCGCACCTTCGGGTAG
- a CDS encoding MFS transporter → MSVTSAPPPEAPAPDAATADPWSPLRLAVFRSLWIAGLASNVGTWMQNVGAAWLMTTLAPTPFWVSLVQAASSLPFFLLAIPAGALADVVDRRRLLLAAQAWLAVSAAALAALALTGVIGPAGLLALTFSIGVGSTFVAPAFLALIPELVPREEIPEAVSLNGISMNLARAAGPAAGGLVVAAAGAGAAFGANALSYLGVIGVLARWRRAPAETRLPPEDLIGAMRAGLRYVRHSAPLRLVLIRVAVFVLPASAVWALLPLYAREQLALGPAGYGGLLAFFGAGAVAAGVGLPRLRARVGPQRVTTLSALGFAAAMLLLGIVPPLPVAAGALALAGAGWLALLTTLSAAAQLVLPAWVRARGLSVYLLVLMGGLALGSAAWGLGAESIGVPAAFELAGAAVALSRLFVWRLRLPAGDAPDLTPAARWPDPQLGVAVAADRGPVLVTVEYQVEAGDAEPFAAAMRALGEIRLRDGALRWGLWGDAARPGHYLESFVIESWLEHLRQHERMTAADREVQAIAQRFHRGGAAPRVTHYVHERIPKA, encoded by the coding sequence ATGAGCGTTACCTCCGCGCCGCCTCCCGAGGCTCCCGCTCCCGACGCTGCCACCGCTGACCCCTGGTCGCCCCTGCGCCTGGCGGTCTTCCGTTCGCTCTGGATCGCGGGCCTTGCCTCGAACGTCGGCACCTGGATGCAGAACGTCGGCGCCGCCTGGCTCATGACCACGCTCGCGCCGACGCCTTTCTGGGTCTCACTGGTGCAGGCCGCCTCGAGCCTGCCTTTCTTCCTGCTCGCGATTCCGGCCGGCGCGCTGGCCGACGTCGTCGACCGCCGCCGGCTGCTGCTCGCCGCGCAGGCGTGGCTCGCGGTCTCCGCGGCCGCGCTGGCGGCGCTCGCGCTCACCGGCGTGATCGGGCCCGCGGGGCTCCTCGCGCTCACCTTCTCGATCGGCGTCGGCAGCACCTTCGTCGCGCCGGCCTTCCTCGCGCTCATTCCCGAGCTCGTGCCGCGCGAGGAGATCCCCGAGGCCGTCTCGCTCAACGGCATCTCGATGAACCTCGCGCGCGCGGCGGGCCCGGCGGCCGGCGGGCTCGTGGTGGCGGCGGCCGGCGCCGGCGCCGCCTTCGGGGCGAACGCGCTCTCGTACCTGGGCGTGATCGGCGTGCTGGCCCGCTGGCGGCGGGCGCCGGCCGAGACGCGGCTCCCGCCCGAGGACCTGATCGGCGCCATGCGCGCCGGCCTGCGCTACGTGCGCCACAGCGCGCCGCTGCGCCTCGTGCTGATCCGGGTCGCCGTCTTCGTCCTCCCGGCGAGCGCCGTGTGGGCGCTGCTCCCGCTCTACGCGCGCGAGCAGCTCGCGCTCGGGCCGGCGGGCTACGGGGGGCTCCTCGCCTTCTTCGGCGCCGGCGCCGTCGCGGCCGGCGTGGGCCTGCCGCGTCTGCGCGCGCGGGTCGGCCCGCAGCGCGTCACCACGCTCTCCGCGCTCGGCTTCGCGGCGGCGATGCTCCTGCTCGGCATCGTGCCCCCGCTCCCGGTGGCGGCGGGCGCGCTCGCGCTCGCGGGGGCGGGCTGGCTCGCGCTGCTCACGACGCTCAGCGCCGCCGCCCAGCTCGTGCTCCCCGCCTGGGTGCGCGCGCGCGGCCTCTCGGTGTACCTGCTGGTGCTGATGGGAGGCCTCGCGCTCGGCAGCGCCGCCTGGGGGCTCGGCGCGGAGTCGATCGGGGTGCCGGCCGCCTTCGAGCTCGCCGGCGCCGCCGTCGCGCTGTCGCGGCTCTTCGTGTGGCGGCTGCGGCTGCCCGCGGGCGACGCGCCCGATCTCACGCCGGCGGCGCGCTGGCCCGATCCGCAGCTCGGGGTCGCGGTGGCCGCCGATCGCGGGCCGGTGCTGGTGACCGTCGAGTACCAGGTCGAGGCCGGCGACGCCGAGCCCTTCGCGGCAGCGATGCGCGCGCTCGGCGAGATCCGCCTGCGCGACGGCGCGCTGCGCTGGGGCCTGTGGGGCGACGCCGCCCGACCGGGCCACTACCTCGAGTCGTTCGTGATCGAGTCCTGGCTCGAGCACCTGCGCCAGCACGAGCGGATGACGGCCGCCGACCGCGAGGTGCAGGCGATCGCGCAGCGCTTCCACCGCGGCGGCGCCGCGCCGCGCGTTACCCACTACGTCCACGAGCGGATCCCGAAGGCCTGA